In Cherax quadricarinatus isolate ZL_2023a chromosome 28, ASM3850222v1, whole genome shotgun sequence, a single window of DNA contains:
- the LOC128693209 gene encoding uncharacterized protein isoform X1 — translation MGTQQGSANSTRLSLDIADLPLTPFGMSPRESRKPHMLPSQRTSKLSLKSLKPFQEDIQASNFRKEKEKVFGFNRYFRQQFSRTSARDTPTNLQTLHEHCSSDCNRDNSDVCSSLQSKNSEVTVNSQEFTSATVTEKVPDHTHFTKQPNRDSIFTDIDDGSFIEFCHGKENGQLVPRLTTDQAKCSPQLYYTCESQNDTQFSTSTKVNDALVGFRKYVEAFKKQIGHQGIIKKSENKMSKLPRNDLHLNFDETIITCSADIQKCQTKVNCEGAFNSTMLDKHPCPIWNPLATVYPNVSTLTALTEDISSSHSGNTTPVKTFKKRSTKNEIQTITISDSSDDDSKIIRTNIKKEKIDELVSRNLKEKDINLKEAKHSENYNISTQRTVLWSQEAYDHHSLISEDVSIVSSSTSERLQPQKSVSCKKTGRVIIDSSGSENEAICLPVNGCGKTQLEYEDGHDVNSVNVFDKYGEFKHTVVTPENAKSPEVAKWIISSPFKDSSFGTSFINRENRYTCITNTPSQPQFLGIDHSSTTSKANIGSEHLKNLEKPKAFCPVNKVMKSPLNMYNSSSSSSESDTGFRRKRGIFCRVVESTSEESDDDRERISKPHRKPNIDTKTMSSKPGCVEESPEISHEDSLHLRLSEGLSKSNKTNEKTNCTIGRDAISPGTLRNTTDSSDDVLGDVRTQKSMRIRRIVDSDSEQTNSDYKEQADSISDLEVSLSDIKIHSNFHVSSAPEPFQKPQTISGKRNFLDLKIIQKELDAVYSSEWRKNEGAVLKSIIKDNENSSKARRQKGKKISENKAYNENVPTGKVKDKVLRAITFESDDEEDSYHEASETSGEERNNCKELENDNEDVTEDISVLTKKKSALVETYCPTYENENEAENDSFEIYLEKVKSQIRKETPNKGTEDKYESDFINDDSDDSYSLPSLTPKSVQCSPQYKADYINCDSISDELKSHKKEKPKKITTSTSISSWRDSPAILISDSDSEANEMFSVTEVKRKPVQRILPFVTPDVKGSSKIMAKTEGNFRQVPRRYAISGNVTPTLSFLASLSTNVPVGRCHPEAVMYIKNFRKHREQLTEKLHRYYNAHVFENKLPPVMSIKWNARMTKTAGFCYYQIDRSKPNGRGARIELSTKVIDAPERLRDTLIHELCHAAAWIISGYKDGHGPLWKAWAAQAVRTFPELPAINRCHSYEISCKYTYRCTRCLHSIGRHSKSLDTQKKVCGYCRGKFELVVNSQKGIQSTGNGISISAGATPKTPRTPGAFAIFVKENYGTVKKSGGNLKHAEVMKILSTNFGKMKASSNL, via the exons ATGGGGACTCAACAGGGGAGTGCCAACTCAACTCGCCTTTCACTAGATATTGCTGACTTGCCCCTCACCCCATTTGGCATGAGTCCCCGTGAATCGAGGAAACCACATATGTTACCTTCTCAAC GTACCAGTAAACTTTCACTCAAAAGTCTCAAGCCCTTCCAAGAAGACATACAAGCttcaaattttagaaaggaaaaagaaaaggTTTTTGGTTTTAATAGATATTTCAGGCAACAGTTTTCAAGAACATCAGCAAGAGATACTCCAACAAATCTTCAAACTTTGCATGAACATTGCTCGAGTGATTGTAATAGAGACAATTCTGATGTATGTAGTTCTCTGCAGAGTAAAAACTCAGAGGTTACAGTGAATTCTCAGGAATTTACTAGTGCTACAGTTACAGAGAAAGTGCCAGATCATACACACTTTACAAAACAACCAAATAGAGATAGTATTTTTACAGACATTGATGATGGCAGCTTTATTGAATTTTGCCATGGAAAAGAAAATGGGCAGCTAGTACCAAGACTTACCACAGACCAAGCCAAGTGTAGTCCTCAGTTGTATTATACTTGTGAGAGTCAAAATGATACTCAGTTTTCAACTTCAACTAAAGTTAATGATGCTCTAGTTGGGTTTCGAAAATATGTGGAAGCTTTTAAGAAACAAATTGGACATCAAGGTATAATAAAGAAGAGTGAAAATAAAATGTCAAAATTACCCAGGAATGATTTACATTTAAATTTTGATGAAACTATAATCACATGCAGTGCAGATATACAAAAATGTCAAACTAAGGTAAACTGTGAAGGAGCATTCAACAGCACAATGTTGGATAAGCACCCTTGCCCAATTTGGAACCCTCTTGCAACTGTCTATCCAAATGTATCAACATTGACTGCTCTAACTGAAGATATATCTAGTTCACATTCTGGCAATACAACTCCTGTTAAAACTTTTAAAAAACGTAGCACCAAAAATGAGATTCAAACTATAACCATATCAGATAGCTCTGATGATGATTCTAAAATTATCAGGACAAATATAAAGAAAGAAAAGATTGATGAACTCGTGTCAAGGAATCTTAAAGAAAAGGATATTAACCTAAAGGAAGCAAAGCATAGTGAAAACTATAATATTTCAACCCAAAGAACTGTTCTTTGGTCCCAGGAAGCATATGATCATCATTCACTCATTAGTGAGGATGTAAGCATAGTGAGTAGCTCCACTTCCGAGAGACTCCAACCTCAAAAATCGGTAAGTTGCAAGAAAACTGGAAGAGTAATTATAGATTCTTCTGGATCAGAAAATGAAGCCATATGTTTGCCAGTCAATGGGTGTGGTAAAACACAGCTGGAGTATGAAGATGGGCATGATGTAAATAGTGTTAATGTTTTTGATAAATATGGAGAATTTAAGCATACAGTAGTAACACCAGAGAATGCAAAGAGCCCTGAAGTAGCAAAATGGATTATTTCTAGTCCTTTTAAAGatagttcttttggtacaagttTTATAAACAGAGAAAATAGATATACATGTATTACTAACACACCCAGTCAGCCACAATTTCTAGGTAttgaccattcatctacaacatccAAGGCAAATATTGGTAGTGAGCATTTGAAAAACCTTGAAAAACCAAAGGCTTTTTGTCCTGTTAATAAAGTTATGAAATCTCCTCTTAACATGTataacagttccagcagttcTAGTGAAAGTGATACAGGTTTCAGGAGAAAACGTGGTATTTTCTGTAGAGTGGTTGAATCTACTTCTGAAGAGTCTGATGATGATAGAGAAAGAATATCAAAGCCACATAGAAAACCAAATATAGACACAAAAACAATGTCGTCCAAACCAGGTTGCGTTGAGGAATCGCCTGAAATATCCCATGAAGATTCTCTTCATCTTAGACTATCCGAGGGACTAAGTAAATCCAATAAAACAAATGAGAAAACAAATTGTACCATCGGAAGAGATGCCATTTCTCCAGGTACTTTAAGAAATACAACTGACAGTTCTGATGATGTCTTGGGTGACGTTCGAACACAAAAGTCAATGCGTATTAGGAGAATTGTTGATTCTGACTCTGAGCAGACTAATTCAGATTATAAGGAGCAAGCAGATAGTATATCTGACTTGGAGGTGTCTTTATCAGATATTAAAATACATTCAAATTTTCATGTTTCTTCAGCTCCTGAACCTTTCCAGAAACCACAAACTATTAGTGGTAAAAGGAATTTTCTCGACCTGAAAATAATACAAAAGGAATTGGATGCAGTTTACAGTTCTGAGTGGAGAAAAAATGAGGGTGCTGTTCTAAAGAGTATTATTAAAGACAATGAGAACAGTTCAAAAGCTAGAAGGCAAAAAGGTaaaaagataagtgaaaacaaagCTTACAATGAAAATGTTCCAACAGGAAAAGTGAAGGACAAAGTTCTAAGAGCCATCACTTTTGAATCAGACGATGAGGAAGATAGTTATCATGAAGCAAGTGAAACCTCTGGAGAGGAGAGGAATAATTGTAAAGAACTAGAGAATGACAATGAAGATGTTACTGAAGATATATCAGTCTTGACAAAGAAAAAAAGTGCATTGGTTGAAACTTACTGTCCAACTTATGAGAATGAAAATGAAGCTGAGAATGATAGCTTTGAAATATATTTAGAAAAAGTCAAAAGTCAAATAAGAAAAGAAACACCAAATAAGGGTACTGAAGATAAATATGAGTCAGATTTTATTAatgatgacagtgatgatagCTATAGTCTGCCCTCTCTAACTCCAAAATCTGTTCAGTGTTCTCCTCAGTACAAGGCTGATTACATAAATTGTGACAGCATCTCAGATGAGCTGAAATCACATAAAAAAGAAAAGCCTAAGAAAATCACGACAAGTACAAGCATTTCGTCTTGGCGTGATTCTCCGGCTATTCTCATCTCAGATTCAGATTCAGAGGCAAATGAAATGTTTTCTGTAACTGAAGTTAAAAGAAAACCAGTCCAACGTATTTTGCCCTTTGTCACTCCGGATGTGAAAGGTTCCAGTAAGATCATGGCTAAAACTGAGGGAAACTTTAGACAGGTGCCAAGGAGGTATGCAATAAGTGGTAATGTTACACCAACATTATCATTTCTGGCATCACTATCTACAAATGTTCCAGTTGGTAGATGTCATCCAGAAGCTGTCATGTATATTAAGAATTTTAGAAAGCATCGGGAACAGTTAACAGAAAAATTACACCGTTATTATAATGCTCATGTCTTTGAAAATAAGCTGCCTCCTGTAATGAGTATTAAATGGAATGCAAGAATGACCAAGACAGCTGGGTTTTGTTATTATCAAATAGATCGGTCTAAACCAAATGGAAGAGGAGCCCGAATTGAGCTTTCTACCaag GTAATTGATGCTCCAGAGAGGTTACGAGACACACTTATTCACGAGTTGTGCCATGCTGCTGCTTGGATTATCTCAGGATATAAGGATGGTCATGGACCACTTTGGAAGGCATG GGCAGCACAGGCAGTGCGCACATTTCCAGAACTTCCTGCCATCAATAGATGCCACTCTTACGAGATCAGCTGCAAGTATACATACAGATGCACTCGTTGCTTACACAG
- the LOC128693209 gene encoding uncharacterized protein isoform X2: MGTQQGSANSTRLSLDIADLPLTPFGMSPRESRKPHMLPSQRTSKLSLKSLKPFQEDIQASNFRKEKEKVFGFNRYFRQQFSRTSARDTPTNLQTLHEHCSSDCNRDNSDVCSSLQSKNSEVTVNSQEFTSATVTEKVPDHTHFTKQPNRDSIFTDIDDGSFIEFCHGKENGQLVPRLTTDQAKCSPQLYYTCESQNDTQFSTSTKVNDALVGFRKYVEAFKKQIGHQGIIKKSENKMSKLPRNDLHLNFDETIITCSADIQKCQTKVNCEGAFNSTMLDKHPCPIWNPLATVYPNVSTLTALTEDISSSHSGNTTPVKTFKKRSTKNEIQTITISDSSDDDSKIIRTNIKKEKIDELVSRNLKEKDINLKEAKHSENYNISTQRTVLWSQEAYDHHSLISEDVSIVSSSTSERLQPQKSVSCKKTGRVIIDSSGSENEAICLPVNGCGKTQLEYEDGHDVNSVNVFDKYGEFKHTVVTPENAKSPEVAKWIISSPFKDSSFGTSFINRENRYTCITNTPSQPQFLGIDHSSTTSKANIGSEHLKNLEKPKAFCPVNKVMKSPLNMYNSSSSSSESDTGFRRKRGIFCRVVESTSEESDDDRERISKPHRKPNIDTKTMSSKPGCVEESPEISHEDSLHLRLSEGLSKSNKTNEKTNCTIGRDAISPGTLRNTTDSSDDVLGDVRTQKSMRIRRIVDSDSEQTNSDYKEQADSISDLEVSLSDIKIHSNFHVSSAPEPFQKPQTISGKRNFLDLKIIQKELDAVYSSEWRKNEGAVLKSIIKDNENSSKARRQKGKKISENKAYNENVPTGKVKDKVLRAITFESDDEEDSYHEASETSGEERNNCKELENDNEDVTEDISVLTKKKSALVETYCPTYENENEAENDSFEIYLEKVKSQIRKETPNKGTEDKYESDFINDDSDDSYSLPSLTPKSVQCSPQYKADYINCDSISDELKSHKKEKPKKITTSTSISSWRDSPAILISDSDSEANEMFSVTEVKRKPVQRILPFVTPDVKGSSKIMAKTEGNFRQVPRRYAISGNVTPTLSFLASLSTNVPVGRCHPEAVMYIKNFRKHREQLTEKLHRYYNAHVFENKLPPVMSIKWNARMTKTAGFCYYQIDRSKPNGRGARIELSTKVIDAPERLRDTLIHELCHAAAWIISGYKDGHGPLWKAWCSTTLLLMIFSMTLHTIHVSDTGQHRQCAHFQNFLPSIDATLTRSAASIHTDALVAYTALDGIPRVLTHRRKFAAIAVVNLN; this comes from the exons ATGGGGACTCAACAGGGGAGTGCCAACTCAACTCGCCTTTCACTAGATATTGCTGACTTGCCCCTCACCCCATTTGGCATGAGTCCCCGTGAATCGAGGAAACCACATATGTTACCTTCTCAAC GTACCAGTAAACTTTCACTCAAAAGTCTCAAGCCCTTCCAAGAAGACATACAAGCttcaaattttagaaaggaaaaagaaaaggTTTTTGGTTTTAATAGATATTTCAGGCAACAGTTTTCAAGAACATCAGCAAGAGATACTCCAACAAATCTTCAAACTTTGCATGAACATTGCTCGAGTGATTGTAATAGAGACAATTCTGATGTATGTAGTTCTCTGCAGAGTAAAAACTCAGAGGTTACAGTGAATTCTCAGGAATTTACTAGTGCTACAGTTACAGAGAAAGTGCCAGATCATACACACTTTACAAAACAACCAAATAGAGATAGTATTTTTACAGACATTGATGATGGCAGCTTTATTGAATTTTGCCATGGAAAAGAAAATGGGCAGCTAGTACCAAGACTTACCACAGACCAAGCCAAGTGTAGTCCTCAGTTGTATTATACTTGTGAGAGTCAAAATGATACTCAGTTTTCAACTTCAACTAAAGTTAATGATGCTCTAGTTGGGTTTCGAAAATATGTGGAAGCTTTTAAGAAACAAATTGGACATCAAGGTATAATAAAGAAGAGTGAAAATAAAATGTCAAAATTACCCAGGAATGATTTACATTTAAATTTTGATGAAACTATAATCACATGCAGTGCAGATATACAAAAATGTCAAACTAAGGTAAACTGTGAAGGAGCATTCAACAGCACAATGTTGGATAAGCACCCTTGCCCAATTTGGAACCCTCTTGCAACTGTCTATCCAAATGTATCAACATTGACTGCTCTAACTGAAGATATATCTAGTTCACATTCTGGCAATACAACTCCTGTTAAAACTTTTAAAAAACGTAGCACCAAAAATGAGATTCAAACTATAACCATATCAGATAGCTCTGATGATGATTCTAAAATTATCAGGACAAATATAAAGAAAGAAAAGATTGATGAACTCGTGTCAAGGAATCTTAAAGAAAAGGATATTAACCTAAAGGAAGCAAAGCATAGTGAAAACTATAATATTTCAACCCAAAGAACTGTTCTTTGGTCCCAGGAAGCATATGATCATCATTCACTCATTAGTGAGGATGTAAGCATAGTGAGTAGCTCCACTTCCGAGAGACTCCAACCTCAAAAATCGGTAAGTTGCAAGAAAACTGGAAGAGTAATTATAGATTCTTCTGGATCAGAAAATGAAGCCATATGTTTGCCAGTCAATGGGTGTGGTAAAACACAGCTGGAGTATGAAGATGGGCATGATGTAAATAGTGTTAATGTTTTTGATAAATATGGAGAATTTAAGCATACAGTAGTAACACCAGAGAATGCAAAGAGCCCTGAAGTAGCAAAATGGATTATTTCTAGTCCTTTTAAAGatagttcttttggtacaagttTTATAAACAGAGAAAATAGATATACATGTATTACTAACACACCCAGTCAGCCACAATTTCTAGGTAttgaccattcatctacaacatccAAGGCAAATATTGGTAGTGAGCATTTGAAAAACCTTGAAAAACCAAAGGCTTTTTGTCCTGTTAATAAAGTTATGAAATCTCCTCTTAACATGTataacagttccagcagttcTAGTGAAAGTGATACAGGTTTCAGGAGAAAACGTGGTATTTTCTGTAGAGTGGTTGAATCTACTTCTGAAGAGTCTGATGATGATAGAGAAAGAATATCAAAGCCACATAGAAAACCAAATATAGACACAAAAACAATGTCGTCCAAACCAGGTTGCGTTGAGGAATCGCCTGAAATATCCCATGAAGATTCTCTTCATCTTAGACTATCCGAGGGACTAAGTAAATCCAATAAAACAAATGAGAAAACAAATTGTACCATCGGAAGAGATGCCATTTCTCCAGGTACTTTAAGAAATACAACTGACAGTTCTGATGATGTCTTGGGTGACGTTCGAACACAAAAGTCAATGCGTATTAGGAGAATTGTTGATTCTGACTCTGAGCAGACTAATTCAGATTATAAGGAGCAAGCAGATAGTATATCTGACTTGGAGGTGTCTTTATCAGATATTAAAATACATTCAAATTTTCATGTTTCTTCAGCTCCTGAACCTTTCCAGAAACCACAAACTATTAGTGGTAAAAGGAATTTTCTCGACCTGAAAATAATACAAAAGGAATTGGATGCAGTTTACAGTTCTGAGTGGAGAAAAAATGAGGGTGCTGTTCTAAAGAGTATTATTAAAGACAATGAGAACAGTTCAAAAGCTAGAAGGCAAAAAGGTaaaaagataagtgaaaacaaagCTTACAATGAAAATGTTCCAACAGGAAAAGTGAAGGACAAAGTTCTAAGAGCCATCACTTTTGAATCAGACGATGAGGAAGATAGTTATCATGAAGCAAGTGAAACCTCTGGAGAGGAGAGGAATAATTGTAAAGAACTAGAGAATGACAATGAAGATGTTACTGAAGATATATCAGTCTTGACAAAGAAAAAAAGTGCATTGGTTGAAACTTACTGTCCAACTTATGAGAATGAAAATGAAGCTGAGAATGATAGCTTTGAAATATATTTAGAAAAAGTCAAAAGTCAAATAAGAAAAGAAACACCAAATAAGGGTACTGAAGATAAATATGAGTCAGATTTTATTAatgatgacagtgatgatagCTATAGTCTGCCCTCTCTAACTCCAAAATCTGTTCAGTGTTCTCCTCAGTACAAGGCTGATTACATAAATTGTGACAGCATCTCAGATGAGCTGAAATCACATAAAAAAGAAAAGCCTAAGAAAATCACGACAAGTACAAGCATTTCGTCTTGGCGTGATTCTCCGGCTATTCTCATCTCAGATTCAGATTCAGAGGCAAATGAAATGTTTTCTGTAACTGAAGTTAAAAGAAAACCAGTCCAACGTATTTTGCCCTTTGTCACTCCGGATGTGAAAGGTTCCAGTAAGATCATGGCTAAAACTGAGGGAAACTTTAGACAGGTGCCAAGGAGGTATGCAATAAGTGGTAATGTTACACCAACATTATCATTTCTGGCATCACTATCTACAAATGTTCCAGTTGGTAGATGTCATCCAGAAGCTGTCATGTATATTAAGAATTTTAGAAAGCATCGGGAACAGTTAACAGAAAAATTACACCGTTATTATAATGCTCATGTCTTTGAAAATAAGCTGCCTCCTGTAATGAGTATTAAATGGAATGCAAGAATGACCAAGACAGCTGGGTTTTGTTATTATCAAATAGATCGGTCTAAACCAAATGGAAGAGGAGCCCGAATTGAGCTTTCTACCaag GTAATTGATGCTCCAGAGAGGTTACGAGACACACTTATTCACGAGTTGTGCCATGCTGCTGCTTGGATTATCTCAGGATATAAGGATGGTCATGGACCACTTTGGAAGGCATG gtgctccaccactctcctcctgatgatcttctccatgaccttgcatactatccacgttagtgatacag GGCAGCACAGGCAGTGCGCACATTTCCAGAACTTCCTGCCATCAATAGATGCCACTCTTACGAGATCAGCTGCAAGTATACATACAGATGCACTCGTTGCTTACACAG